In one window of Streptomyces roseofulvus DNA:
- a CDS encoding MFS transporter → MSGAPGARRRTLACSVTGAAVVALDGTVLTLAQPALQRGLHAGVAQVQWTSTGYLVAVASLLVLAGRLGDRHGHHRVFAAGSLGFAAASAAIALAPGIGAVVLLRIVQGACGALLQPATLGMLRTAYPPDRLTTPIAVRTGAIGLAAAAGPLLGGALVSAYGWRSVFLLGVPPTLAVGLLALTVRAPRRPAPARARAGGDPLGALLLAGALGLLVHGLVTLPHPGAAGRAAVALAGSAAAALALVRHERRAPHPLLPPALLAGRPVAAGLGALLAASAALSGTLFVTTYFLQDVQHLDPLAAGLRFLPLAVLMVLGAACCPLLQRRLGPRGAALTGGLLLTTGVLVLARLDADAGAVATGAGAALLGAGFVTLMVTATAAIVRHAPEAHAGVAGGLQQTAMNTGPALGLALAALLLALVPGGGFVPAHGAALPALALVAALTLPAALALPAAGSGGPGRGTRQPAARRSRRPFCVRS, encoded by the coding sequence CGCCTGCAGCGTCACCGGGGCCGCCGTCGTCGCCCTCGACGGCACCGTCCTGACGCTCGCCCAGCCCGCCCTCCAGCGCGGCCTGCACGCCGGTGTCGCCCAGGTCCAGTGGACCAGCACCGGCTACCTCGTCGCCGTCGCGAGCCTCCTCGTCCTCGCCGGGCGGCTCGGCGACCGCCACGGCCACCACCGGGTCTTCGCCGCCGGCTCCCTCGGCTTCGCCGCCGCGTCGGCCGCGATCGCGCTGGCCCCCGGCATCGGCGCCGTCGTCCTCCTCCGGATCGTCCAGGGCGCCTGCGGGGCGCTGCTCCAGCCCGCCACCCTCGGCATGCTCCGCACCGCCTACCCGCCGGACCGGCTCACCACCCCCATCGCCGTGCGCACCGGCGCCATCGGGCTCGCCGCCGCGGCCGGCCCGCTCCTCGGCGGCGCCCTGGTCTCCGCGTACGGCTGGCGCTCCGTCTTCCTGCTCGGCGTGCCGCCGACGCTCGCCGTCGGCCTCCTCGCCCTCACCGTCCGCGCCCCCCGTCGCCCCGCGCCCGCACGCGCGCGTGCCGGCGGCGATCCCCTCGGCGCCCTCCTGCTCGCCGGCGCGCTCGGCCTCCTCGTCCACGGGCTCGTCACCCTCCCGCACCCCGGCGCGGCCGGTCGGGCCGCCGTCGCCCTCGCCGGATCGGCGGCCGCCGCCCTCGCCCTCGTCCGCCACGAGCGGCGCGCCCCGCACCCGCTGCTGCCGCCCGCGCTGCTCGCGGGCCGCCCGGTGGCCGCCGGGCTCGGCGCGCTGCTGGCCGCCTCCGCGGCCCTCTCCGGCACCCTCTTCGTCACCACGTACTTCCTCCAGGACGTCCAGCACCTCGACCCGCTGGCCGCCGGCCTCCGCTTCCTGCCGCTCGCCGTCCTGATGGTGCTCGGCGCCGCCTGCTGCCCGCTCCTCCAGCGCCGCCTCGGCCCCCGGGGCGCGGCCCTCACCGGCGGGCTGCTCCTCACCACGGGCGTCCTGGTGCTGGCCCGGCTCGACGCCGACGCCGGAGCCGTGGCGACCGGCGCGGGCGCGGCGCTCCTCGGCGCCGGGTTCGTCACCCTGATGGTCACCGCGACCGCCGCGATCGTCCGGCACGCGCCCGAGGCGCACGCCGGGGTCGCCGGCGGGCTCCAGCAGACCGCGATGAACACCGGACCCGCCCTCGGCTTGGCCCTGGCCGCCCTGCTCCTCGCCCTCGTCCCCGGCGGCGGGTTCGTCCCCGCGCACGGCGCCGCGCTCCCGGCCCTCGCGCTCGTCGCCGCCCTCACCCTGCCGGCCGCCCTCGCCCTCCCCGCGGCGGGATCCGGGGGTCCGGGGCGCGGGACACGCCAGCCCGCCGCACGCCGCTCCCGCCGCCCGTTCTGCGTACGATCATGA
- a CDS encoding PP2C family protein-serine/threonine phosphatase, translated as MHAAGPRPRPRPAAAKRTQFNLGRALPVLVMAVVVVVDLVTPDSERVDRLLFTVPALAAATWSVYGTIGIGVVAMALRALLVVGRGEPAAEELLASEGLILSITAASAWVSAVRSRYVRDLAEVTAVADVVQRVVLRPLPPRLGPVDLHLLYVAAAAKARIGGDFYEAVQIPGAVRIMLGDVQGKGLGAVETASVLLGAFRSTAYDAPDLPALADRLDEGLARYAAWDPDSDAAERFATVVLVELPDGGDTGRLLNCGHPAPLLQHGSRIATIEVAEPSLPLNLAGLADSRHHVEEFPLGPGDRLLLYTDGVSETRDRDGVFYPLEERARLWSDAPSDRIPELLHQDLAAYGADGLDDDVAALVIARTGGAAAPAAGPR; from the coding sequence ATGCACGCAGCCGGCCCCCGGCCCCGGCCCCGACCCGCCGCCGCGAAGCGGACCCAGTTCAACCTCGGCCGCGCCCTGCCCGTCCTGGTCATGGCCGTGGTCGTCGTCGTGGACCTGGTCACGCCCGACTCGGAGCGCGTCGACCGGCTCCTGTTCACCGTCCCCGCGCTCGCGGCCGCCACCTGGAGCGTGTACGGCACCATCGGCATCGGTGTCGTCGCGATGGCGCTGCGGGCGCTGCTCGTCGTGGGCCGCGGCGAACCCGCCGCGGAGGAGCTCCTCGCCAGCGAGGGCCTCATCCTCAGCATCACCGCCGCCTCTGCCTGGGTGAGCGCGGTCCGCAGCCGCTACGTGCGGGACCTCGCCGAGGTCACCGCCGTCGCCGACGTCGTGCAGCGGGTCGTGCTCCGCCCGCTCCCGCCCCGCCTCGGCCCCGTCGACCTCCACCTGCTGTACGTCGCCGCCGCGGCCAAGGCCCGGATCGGCGGCGACTTCTACGAGGCCGTGCAGATCCCCGGCGCCGTACGGATCATGCTCGGCGACGTCCAGGGCAAGGGCCTCGGGGCCGTCGAGACCGCCTCCGTCCTCCTCGGTGCCTTCCGCTCCACCGCCTACGACGCCCCCGACCTCCCCGCCCTCGCCGACCGGCTCGACGAGGGCCTGGCCCGCTACGCCGCCTGGGACCCCGACTCGGACGCCGCCGAACGCTTCGCCACCGTCGTCCTCGTCGAACTCCCCGACGGCGGCGACACCGGCCGCCTCCTCAACTGCGGCCACCCCGCCCCGCTCCTCCAGCACGGCTCCCGCATCGCCACGATCGAGGTCGCCGAGCCCTCGCTGCCCCTCAACCTGGCCGGCCTCGCCGACTCCCGCCACCACGTGGAGGAGTTCCCCCTCGGACCCGGGGACCGGTTGCTGCTGTACACCGATGGCGTCAGCGAGACCCGCGACCGCGACGGCGTCTTCTACCCGCTGGAGGAGCGCGCCCGCCTCTGGTCCGACGCCCCCTCCGACCGGATCCCCGAACTGCTCCACCAGGACCTCGCCGCCTACGGCGCCGACGGACTGGACGACGACGTCGCCGCCCTGGTGATCGCCCGCACCGGAGGGGCCGCGGCACCGGCGGCAGGCCCCCGCTGA